From Acidimicrobiia bacterium, one genomic window encodes:
- a CDS encoding sigma-70 family RNA polymerase sigma factor produces DIGQYPLLSKEDEVKLAKSIEEGAQARGMLGERKRLADLIEEEEAEEDGEDGQAPKLSAAAKAKIMAKKEAQEAKIVTVSPAEKRRLRRVIRTADAAEMKFVQCNLRLVVSIAKKYQASGLPLLDLIQEGNLGLMHAVEKFDWRKGFKFSTYATWWIRQAITRGIANTGRTIRLPVHAGDTLARLQKARSRLELKYGRPATIKELSIEVEMPEDKVTEALRFAAEPLSLSEPLREDGDAELGDIVQDRGAESPFETAATALLPDEIAVLLSPLDEREREILKLRFGLDRGEARTLEEVGEHFNLTRERIRQIEARAMSKLRHPSADTGARDLLAV; encoded by the coding sequence GATATTGGACAATATCCTTTATTGTCAAAAGAAGACGAAGTAAAACTAGCAAAATCAATTGAAGAAGGCGCCCAAGCTCGTGGCATGTTAGGAGAACGCAAACGTCTTGCAGACTTGATTGAAGAAGAAGAAGCAGAAGAAGACGGTGAAGATGGCCAAGCACCAAAATTAAGTGCTGCTGCTAAAGCAAAGATCATGGCTAAAAAAGAAGCACAGGAAGCAAAAATTGTTACTGTTTCTCCAGCTGAAAAACGCAGACTACGCAGAGTGATAAGAACAGCTGATGCTGCAGAAATGAAATTCGTACAATGCAACTTGCGTCTTGTTGTTTCTATTGCTAAAAAATATCAAGCATCAGGATTACCATTACTTGACCTTATTCAAGAAGGCAACCTAGGTCTTATGCACGCAGTTGAAAAATTCGACTGGCGTAAAGGTTTCAAATTCTCAACATATGCAACATGGTGGATCCGTCAAGCGATCACACGTGGTATTGCTAATACAGGACGCACAATCCGGCTCCCAGTTCACGCTGGTGATACATTAGCCCGTCTACAAAAAGCACGCTCACGTTTAGAACTTAAGTATGGTCGTCCAGCAACTATTAAAGAACTTTCAATTGAAGTGGAAATGCCTGAAGATAAAGTTACTGAAGCATTACGTTTCGCAGCTGAACCACTTTCATTAAGTGAACCACTTCGTGAAGATGGCGACGCAGAATTGGGCGATATTGTTCAAGACCGTGGTGCTGAATCACCATTCGAAACAGCTGCAACTGCTTTATTGCCAGACGAAATAGCAGTTTTACTTTCACCTCTTGACGAGCGTGAACGTGAAATTTTGAAATTGCGTTTTGGTCTAGATCGTGGAGAAGCACGTACGCTTGAAGAAGTTGGAGAACACTTCAACCTTACTCGTGAACGTATTCGTCAAATCGAAGCACGCGCAATGAGCAAACTTCGTCACCCATCAGCTGATACTGGTGCTCGCGACTTACTTGCTGTTTAA
- a CDS encoding FAD-dependent oxidoreductase: MKPIPSIDLVGAGITGLMIAWFINQADPNIDIVIYDAQPDPRKSLRSKDNSPTFGGDPLANCIRQITGTEGLVLPRADAMHFEALPGNPFVDKLVIAPDNGQNVRRDTFVQIDGAMNYFEPVYDVEKNSLHSQINYASLELWLALSNANLSKFLFSCKTVDIFHINKENFDADLLTEEQLYWHGTNSETISSSNTGQPFFLRSVYDNHLVLPGASVDSRSFALALLNELSRKENVTINFNRRISKIKNTQGLVILANNGVHRNIGQQRLTSLGGYWASVDNTKLGITKPFKLALDPPIGYVNVTPNSNGRLSISGGLNQIGYFGAMGDAMLQAGKQAFLDAIKEYFDIDEIQRMGIDDISGCLRPYSDNGLSTFKFKENLVDITGAGKAGTTQLPLISMAILQHLGFDVEAVFAKSWGDIKDLTLYNTAISTIFNYGIEPIGL, translated from the coding sequence ATGAAACCTATACCAAGTATTGATTTGGTAGGCGCAGGTATTACAGGGCTTATGATCGCTTGGTTTATTAATCAAGCAGATCCAAATATTGATATTGTTATTTATGATGCTCAACCGGATCCTAGAAAAAGTTTGCGTTCTAAAGATAATTCCCCAACATTTGGCGGTGACCCACTTGCTAATTGTATACGTCAAATTACCGGCACCGAAGGACTTGTCCTGCCAAGAGCAGATGCTATGCACTTTGAAGCACTTCCTGGCAATCCATTCGTTGACAAGTTGGTCATTGCCCCAGATAATGGACAGAATGTAAGACGCGATACATTTGTTCAAATCGATGGAGCAATGAATTATTTTGAACCTGTGTATGATGTTGAAAAAAATAGTTTACATTCACAAATCAATTATGCAAGTCTAGAATTGTGGCTAGCTCTATCAAATGCGAATTTATCTAAATTCTTATTTTCTTGCAAAACAGTAGATATATTTCACATAAATAAAGAAAATTTTGATGCCGATCTATTAACAGAAGAACAACTTTATTGGCATGGAACTAATAGTGAAACAATTTCTAGTTCAAATACTGGACAGCCATTTTTTCTAAGATCAGTGTATGACAATCATCTAGTGCTGCCCGGAGCCTCAGTTGACTCACGATCTTTTGCGTTGGCATTATTAAACGAATTATCTAGAAAAGAAAATGTAACAATTAATTTTAATAGGCGAATATCCAAAATTAAAAATACTCAGGGATTAGTCATACTTGCAAATAATGGAGTTCATAGAAACATCGGCCAACAACGATTAACAAGCCTTGGAGGCTATTGGGCAAGTGTAGATAATACGAAACTTGGAATTACAAAGCCATTCAAACTTGCACTAGATCCTCCAATTGGATATGTAAATGTAACGCCAAACTCAAATGGCAGATTATCAATATCTGGAGGGTTAAACCAGATAGGCTATTTTGGAGCAATGGGCGATGCTATGTTACAAGCAGGCAAACAAGCCTTTTTGGATGCAATAAAAGAATACTTCGACATTGATGAAATACAAAGAATGGGTATTGATGATATCTCAGGATGTTTACGCCCATATTCAGACAATGGTTTATCTACTTTTAAATTTAAAGAAAATTTAGTTGATATAACAGGCGCAGGAAAAGCAGGTACAACCCAACTGCCATTGATTTCAATGGCGATATTGCAACACTTAGGGTTCGATGTAGAAGCAGTATTTGCAAAAAGCTGGGGAGATATAAAGGATTTAACACTTTATAACACTGCAATAAGCACAATTTTCAATTATGGGATAGAACCAATAGGTTTATAG
- a CDS encoding HAD-IB family hydrolase translates to MTKKIDNKLISGAFFDLDKTIIAKSSMLAFSKTFRKNGLLSRRALVQAAYAQVVFQLVGANENKMERLRGIALELTKGWNHDHVKDLVNETIHDVVVPIIYEDAIELIDKHKSEGHLVFIVSSAPIEVVEPIASHLGVTDFIATTARLDENGNYSGELDFYSYGSYKPQAVLRLAKEYDLDLEHSFAYSDSITDVPLLECVGNPIAVNPDKELYRVAKERGWEIKYFSRTVSLWDRLPVRFFQNGWVRIISGTIFTLGISVLLMPKSIIKKK, encoded by the coding sequence ATGACAAAAAAAATTGATAACAAATTAATATCTGGAGCTTTCTTTGATTTAGACAAGACCATTATTGCTAAATCGTCTATGTTGGCATTTTCAAAAACGTTTAGAAAAAATGGATTATTGAGCCGAAGAGCCCTAGTTCAAGCTGCTTATGCTCAAGTAGTATTTCAGTTAGTTGGTGCAAATGAAAATAAAATGGAACGACTTCGAGGAATAGCTTTAGAGTTGACTAAAGGCTGGAATCATGATCATGTGAAAGATCTAGTTAATGAAACAATCCATGATGTTGTTGTACCAATTATTTATGAAGATGCAATTGAGCTCATTGATAAACATAAAAGTGAAGGCCACCTAGTATTTATTGTTTCTAGTGCGCCAATAGAAGTCGTAGAACCCATTGCTTCTCATTTAGGTGTTACAGATTTTATTGCTACTACAGCTCGACTAGATGAAAATGGAAATTATTCAGGTGAATTAGATTTCTATTCCTACGGAAGTTATAAGCCACAAGCGGTATTGCGTCTTGCTAAAGAATATGATCTAGATTTAGAACATTCATTTGCTTATAGTGACTCAATTACAGATGTACCTTTACTTGAATGCGTTGGTAATCCTATTGCTGTTAACCCTGATAAAGAATTATATAGAGTCGCAAAAGAGCGCGGCTGGGAAATAAAGTATTTTTCAAGGACTGTTTCATTGTGGGATAGACTCCCAGTTAGATTTTTCCAAAATGGTTGGGTACGAATTATCTCGGGAACAATTTTTACTTTAGGTATAAGCGTATTGCTAATGCCAAAATCTATTATTAAGAAAAAATAA